The following proteins are encoded in a genomic region of Coregonus clupeaformis isolate EN_2021a unplaced genomic scaffold, ASM2061545v1 scaf4996, whole genome shotgun sequence:
- the LOC123490833 gene encoding adenylate cyclase type 6-like codes for MSCLRDPDAMEPPLEPPQPPPLWRGAGAAGGGQLGVRCIWQEDHYGKRGGATGEGVGLKSVDLGFEDGDLKGRKVGGGGGEGGDEGLNGGGGVTAADCWLRVVRVFQSKKFQSHKLELLYQRYFFRLNQSSLTMLMGVLVIVCGVMLTFHCVHAPPDVAYSSALSVAMALFMALMVVCNRTASTRTTWMVSYLVIGVLLLVQVFGVLMVAPRSASEGIWWSVFFIYIIYTLLPVRMRAAVLSGGVLSTIHLVTTWQFNQEDMFLWKQVGTQPAPIIEIHTLS; via the coding sequence ATGAGCTGCCTGAGGGACCCGGATGCCATGGAGCCCCCTCTGGAGCCCCCTCAACCCCCACCACTGTGGAGGGGGGCCGGGGCAGCTGGCGGGGGGCAACTCGGCGTGCGCTGCATCTGGCAAGAGGACCACTACGGCAAACGGGGCGGCGCCACCGGGGAAGGGGTGGGGCTCAAATCTGTCGACCTGGGCTTTGAGGACGGGGACCTGAAGGGGAGGAAGGTGGGGGGGGGTGGCGGAGAGGGGGGTGACGAGGGTCTCAAcgggggagggggggtgacgGCGGCAGACTGCTGGCTGCGGGTGGTGCGGGTGTTCCAGTCCAAGAAGTTCCAGTCTCATAAGCTGGAGCTTCTCTACCAGCGCTACTTCTTCAGGCTCAACCAGAGCTCCCTCACCATGCTGATGGGGGTGCTGGTGATCGTGTGCGGCGTGATGCTGACCTTCCACTGTGTCCACGCGCCCCCGGACGTGGCCTACTCCTCGGCCCTCTCGGTGGCCATGGCCCTGTTCATGGCCCTCATGGTTGTGTGTAACCGAACGGCTTCCACCAGGACTACATGGATGGTGAGCTACCTGGTTATCGGGGTCCTGTTGCTGGTGCAGGTGTTCGGGGTGCTGATGGTGGCGCCTCGTAGCGCATCTGAGGGCATCTGGTGGTCTGTGTTCTTCATCTACATCATCTACACGCTGCTGCCTGTCAGGATGAGAGCAGCCGTGCTGAGCGGAGGGGTGCTCTCCACCATTCACCTGGTCACCACCTGGCAGTTCAACCAGGAAGACATGTTCCTCTGGAAACAGGTAGGAACTC